In Proteus vulgaris, one DNA window encodes the following:
- the ugpB gene encoding sn-glycerol-3-phosphate ABC transporter substrate-binding protein UgpB encodes MSIKSITGLAVAMTLFASPTHAKTQIEWWHAMGGALGQKVNQIASDFNASQSEYEIKPVYKGTYAETMTSAVASFRAKNQPAIVQVFEVGTASMMGAKKAVFPVYQLMEKTNEPFDPNSYLSTVTGYYTTSDGKMMSLPFNSSTPVLYYNKVLFKKAGIDQPPKTWKEMEVVSQKLLDSGVKCGFTTTWQSWTQIENFGARNNLPVATKNNGFDGLDTTFLFNKAPFVAHIQQMADWSKSGIFKYGGRQSDSMPLFYTQECAMVMESSAGFAGIKENMKGIDIGVSQLPYDDTLVQKPANTIIGGASLWVMSGRPDAEYNGVAKFFTYLSSPEVQADWHQATGYLPVTKAAYALTQQQGFYQQNPGADTAILQMTTSEPTTNSKGLRFGNFLQTREIVDEELEKVWSGKQSAQAALDNAVTRGNEQLRRFERTQ; translated from the coding sequence ATGTCGATAAAATCAATAACGGGCCTTGCCGTTGCGATGACACTCTTTGCTTCACCTACACACGCAAAAACACAAATTGAATGGTGGCATGCAATGGGAGGTGCGCTTGGTCAGAAAGTTAATCAAATCGCATCTGATTTTAATGCAAGCCAATCTGAATATGAGATCAAGCCTGTTTATAAAGGCACTTATGCTGAAACGATGACCAGTGCAGTAGCTTCGTTTCGTGCTAAAAACCAACCAGCTATTGTGCAAGTCTTTGAAGTCGGTACAGCCAGCATGATGGGAGCTAAAAAGGCCGTTTTTCCGGTTTATCAATTAATGGAAAAAACTAACGAGCCTTTTGATCCAAATAGTTATCTATCTACAGTCACCGGCTATTACACCACCAGCGATGGCAAAATGATGTCACTGCCCTTTAATAGCTCAACACCCGTGCTTTACTACAACAAGGTTCTATTTAAAAAAGCAGGTATAGACCAACCGCCTAAAACATGGAAAGAGATGGAAGTTGTGTCTCAAAAATTACTCGACTCTGGAGTAAAATGTGGCTTTACCACCACATGGCAATCATGGACACAAATAGAAAACTTTGGGGCACGTAATAATTTGCCTGTTGCGACAAAAAATAATGGTTTTGATGGCTTAGATACGACGTTTCTATTTAATAAGGCCCCTTTCGTTGCTCATATTCAACAAATGGCAGATTGGTCTAAATCAGGTATTTTCAAATATGGTGGGCGTCAATCCGACTCAATGCCTCTATTTTATACCCAAGAGTGCGCCATGGTGATGGAATCATCAGCGGGTTTTGCTGGTATTAAAGAGAATATGAAAGGAATTGATATTGGTGTTAGTCAATTACCTTATGACGATACGCTTGTACAAAAACCCGCTAACACCATTATTGGTGGTGCATCGTTATGGGTTATGTCAGGACGTCCCGATGCAGAATATAACGGTGTAGCAAAATTCTTCACCTATCTTTCAAGCCCTGAAGTACAAGCTGATTGGCACCAAGCTACAGGCTATCTTCCTGTAACTAAAGCCGCTTACGCATTGACACAACAACAAGGCTTTTATCAGCAAAATCCAGGGGCTGACACTGCAATATTACAAATGACAACCTCAGAACCGACCACAAACTCCAAAGGATTACGCTTTGGTAATTTCTTGCAAACACGTGAAATTGTTGATGAAGAGTTAGAAAAAGTATGGTCAGGAAAACAGAGCGCTCAGGCCGCATTGGATAATGCAGTCACGCGTGGAAATGAGCAATTACGCCGTTTTGAACGTACTCAATAA
- the ugpE gene encoding sn-glycerol-3-phosphate ABC transporter permease UgpE — MVERRPLFHAFCHFILIVGILSVAFPVWIAFVATTHQNTAFATGSPLWFGTEGFGIFKTLLSQAGTTQNSAISINSMLLNSLIMALVITIGKLTISILSAYAVVFFRFPGRMLAFWTIFFTLMLPVEVRIMPTFEVVTNLNMLNSYAGLTVPLIASATATFLFRQFFLTITPELIEAAQIDGAGPIRFFFTILLPLSRTNIAALFVITFIYGWNQYLWPMLITTDTHYYTIVMGIKQMVAVSDGVIEWNKIMATTLIAMLPPVFIVILMQRAFVKGFIDTEK, encoded by the coding sequence ATGGTTGAACGCAGACCTTTATTTCACGCTTTTTGCCACTTTATTCTCATTGTTGGCATTCTTTCTGTCGCATTTCCTGTATGGATAGCGTTTGTTGCTACAACACATCAAAATACTGCATTTGCCACAGGTTCACCGCTTTGGTTCGGTACTGAAGGTTTCGGTATTTTTAAAACGCTATTGTCACAAGCGGGCACAACACAAAATAGTGCGATTTCAATTAATAGCATGTTGTTGAATTCACTAATCATGGCGTTAGTGATCACTATCGGAAAGTTAACAATTTCGATTTTATCAGCCTATGCTGTTGTATTTTTTCGCTTTCCAGGTCGTATGCTAGCCTTTTGGACTATCTTTTTTACATTAATGTTGCCTGTTGAAGTTCGTATTATGCCGACATTTGAGGTTGTTACTAACCTTAATATGCTGAACTCTTATGCAGGATTAACAGTTCCATTAATTGCCAGCGCTACCGCTACTTTTTTATTTCGACAATTCTTTCTTACTATCACCCCAGAGCTTATTGAAGCAGCCCAAATTGATGGCGCGGGCCCAATACGATTCTTTTTCACCATCTTACTTCCTCTTTCACGTACCAATATAGCCGCCTTGTTTGTTATCACATTTATTTATGGCTGGAACCAATATCTTTGGCCAATGCTGATCACTACAGATACCCACTATTACACTATTGTGATGGGTATCAAACAGATGGTTGCGGTTTCCGATGGTGTTATTGAATGGAATAAAATTATGGCAACCACATTAATTGCGATGTTGCCTCCTGTCTTTATCGTCATTCTGATGCAAAGAGCCTTTGTAAAAGGCTTTATTGATACGGAGAAATAA
- a CDS encoding carbamate kinase family protein, translated as MKELVVVAIGGNSIIKDNASQSIAHQEQAVQEVAAHISDMVAEGYNIVLTHGNGPQVGLDLRRAEVAHVQEGLPLTPLANCVADTQGGIGYLIQQALTNKLRVQQNKQAITLITQVEVDKNDPNFVSPTKPIGAFFSEQEMMQLQQENPQWHFIEDSGRGYRRVVASPIPQHVIESNAIKSLSECGYVVIAVGGGGIPVIKNEQGNYQSVDAVIDKDLSSTLLAKELHADILIITTGVEKVCIHFGKPEQKALGETSVAEMTQYMHEGHFPPGSMLPKIEASLSFLAAGGKRVIITTPEKLASALKGETGTHIVA; from the coding sequence ATGAAAGAACTCGTTGTTGTTGCCATTGGAGGCAACAGTATTATTAAAGACAATGCTAGCCAGTCTATCGCTCATCAAGAACAAGCAGTACAAGAGGTTGCAGCCCATATTAGTGATATGGTGGCTGAAGGGTATAATATTGTTCTTACTCATGGTAATGGACCACAAGTAGGGCTTGATTTACGCCGTGCAGAAGTTGCACATGTACAAGAAGGTTTACCATTAACGCCATTAGCCAATTGTGTTGCAGACACACAAGGTGGGATTGGTTATTTAATACAACAAGCGTTAACCAATAAGCTTCGTGTTCAACAAAATAAACAAGCGATCACCCTTATCACTCAAGTTGAAGTAGATAAAAACGATCCTAATTTTGTTTCTCCAACAAAACCTATTGGTGCATTTTTCTCTGAACAAGAGATGATGCAACTACAACAAGAAAACCCTCAATGGCATTTTATTGAAGACTCTGGCCGTGGTTATCGTCGTGTTGTTGCCTCTCCTATTCCACAACATGTAATTGAATCCAATGCAATTAAATCATTGTCAGAATGTGGCTATGTTGTGATTGCTGTAGGGGGCGGTGGTATTCCAGTTATTAAAAATGAGCAAGGAAATTACCAAAGTGTTGATGCCGTGATTGACAAAGATCTATCCTCAACGCTACTGGCAAAAGAATTGCATGCAGATATTCTGATTATTACAACCGGTGTTGAAAAAGTCTGTATTCATTTCGGTAAACCAGAACAAAAAGCGTTAGGTGAAACCTCTGTGGCAGAAATGACTCAATATATGCATGAGGGGCATTTTCCTCCAGGCAGTATGCTTCCTAAAATAGAAGCGAGTTTGTCATTTTTAGCCGCAGGCGGAAAACGAGTGATTATCACAACACCAGAAAAATTGGCTTCTGCTTTAAAAGGTGAAACAGGAACACATATTGTTGCTTAA
- a CDS encoding glycerophosphoryl diester phosphodiesterase, translating into MKIAAHRGFSGKAPENTLAAFKMAIDFGCEWIETDVQLTADHVPVLIHDKTVNRCTNGQGAVRFHTLDDLHRLDAGSWFSSLYQGEKIPSLRQGLQLIKRSGTKLNIELKTWPDDDIERLCLAVSDMIKSADIPNEQILFSSFDTQALIVMKRYSPFIRRGQLWDEIPDNALETLKAIDGFSVHCNYKYLTQEQAQLFKQAGYEIYCYTPNDPDEVKDFEQWGVDMLITDMPDVYQSDIVQIAK; encoded by the coding sequence ATGAAGATAGCTGCTCACCGAGGTTTTTCTGGAAAAGCCCCTGAAAATACGTTAGCTGCATTTAAAATGGCGATTGATTTTGGGTGTGAATGGATTGAGACGGATGTGCAATTAACGGCAGATCATGTTCCTGTGCTTATTCATGATAAAACGGTTAACCGCTGCACGAATGGGCAAGGTGCTGTGCGTTTTCATACCTTAGATGATTTACATCGTCTTGATGCAGGAAGTTGGTTTAGTTCACTTTATCAAGGTGAGAAAATTCCCTCTTTAAGACAAGGACTACAGTTAATTAAACGTTCAGGCACAAAACTCAATATTGAGCTGAAAACATGGCCCGATGATGATATTGAACGCTTATGTTTAGCCGTCTCTGATATGATAAAAAGTGCAGATATTCCGAATGAGCAAATTTTATTTTCTTCTTTTGATACACAAGCTTTAATTGTGATGAAGCGATATTCTCCTTTTATTCGAAGAGGGCAATTGTGGGATGAGATCCCCGATAATGCATTAGAAACATTAAAAGCTATTGATGGTTTTAGTGTGCATTGTAATTACAAATACCTTACACAAGAACAAGCGCAATTGTTCAAACAAGCAGGCTATGAAATTTATTGTTATACCCCGAATGATCCTGATGAAGTGAAAGATTTTGAACAATGGGGAGTTGATATGCTAATTACCGATATGCCTGATGTTTATCAATCTGATATTGTTCAAATAGCAAAATGA
- a CDS encoding MFS transporter, protein MKLSIRSLFYLICFSALLGSLAQNIYTPVLPLIQQQFNTTLSLVNLTVSAFTFAMAVMQLFYGSLIDKWGRKPILLSGLAISIVGALGCVWSDSISLLIFWRVIQAIGIAAIPVVAATILGDLYQGNDRAKAMGSYQMLLALAPACGPLLGGYLAQHYQYQGIFIFLAVIGILLLIIHLFYLPETRPEQKETFKSLSAMQQVLIAPEGKSVFVMSFMVFYNYFCLLVFLPLIAFHLYQLNSTEIGGLYMPMSIALVLGSYLYRRICHLFSAEYGVIITSCINLIMLTLFALFWQISLPVMLGLTVLYGLSLGLTMPTHTTLLASHFGSMRATAMGIYNFIRYCGMATGPMISVYFVTDNNYEYVFYSCVILTSLALCFTIKTLMSSLKEKKQTAN, encoded by the coding sequence ATGAAATTATCAATCCGCAGTTTGTTTTATCTCATTTGCTTTAGCGCATTATTAGGCTCTTTAGCACAAAATATTTATACCCCTGTACTTCCCTTGATCCAACAGCAATTTAATACCACGTTATCACTGGTTAATCTGACGGTATCTGCATTTACTTTTGCTATGGCTGTTATGCAACTATTTTATGGTTCGTTGATTGATAAATGGGGAAGAAAACCAATTTTACTCAGTGGATTAGCAATTTCTATTGTGGGCGCATTGGGCTGTGTTTGGTCTGACTCTATTAGCTTATTGATCTTTTGGCGTGTGATCCAAGCTATCGGTATTGCTGCCATTCCCGTGGTTGCGGCAACTATTCTTGGCGATCTTTATCAAGGAAACGATCGCGCAAAAGCAATGGGATCGTATCAAATGCTATTAGCACTAGCGCCTGCTTGTGGCCCTTTATTAGGTGGATATTTAGCGCAACATTATCAATATCAAGGTATTTTTATTTTCTTGGCTGTTATCGGTATCCTATTACTGATCATACATCTCTTTTATTTACCTGAAACACGTCCGGAACAGAAAGAAACTTTTAAAAGCTTATCAGCAATGCAACAAGTGCTTATAGCGCCTGAGGGTAAATCTGTATTTGTCATGAGTTTTATGGTGTTTTATAACTATTTTTGCCTACTGGTTTTCTTACCCTTAATTGCCTTTCATCTCTATCAACTTAACAGTACTGAAATAGGTGGATTATATATGCCTATGTCGATTGCACTTGTCTTAGGTAGCTATCTTTACCGTAGAATTTGCCATCTATTTAGTGCTGAATATGGTGTGATTATTACCTCTTGTATCAATCTGATTATGTTGACGTTATTTGCACTCTTTTGGCAAATATCATTACCTGTCATGCTTGGCTTAACTGTGTTATATGGGCTTTCTTTGGGTTTAACCATGCCAACGCACACTACATTATTAGCAAGTCATTTTGGCTCGATGAGGGCAACTGCAATGGGGATTTATAACTTTATTCGTTATTGTGGAATGGCTACTGGTCCTATGATTTCGGTCTATTTTGTAACTGACAATAACTATGAATATGTCTTTTATTCTTGTGTGATCTTAACGAGTTTGGCATTGTGTTTCACCATTAAGACCTTAATGTCTTCATTAAAAGAAAAAAAACAAACTGCAAACTAA
- a CDS encoding SMI1/KNR4 family protein, protein MLTALNQQLPIPSAIHENGKEERWPLIDNKYAFPKDYIAFITQYGSGQVADFITLFNPFSQNEYINFFQQKEQILEDFSSLINDDPNYYRFVLYPKCNGLLPIGVTDNGDTLFWVVLSENSELWTIAIIPSRGSEVEFIAESLTGFLEGVLSKRIRCQSFPEGFPSEKMIFSPEV, encoded by the coding sequence ATGTTAACGGCATTAAATCAGCAACTACCTATTCCTTCTGCAATACATGAAAATGGAAAAGAAGAGAGATGGCCATTAATTGATAACAAATATGCCTTTCCCAAAGATTATATTGCGTTTATCACCCAATATGGATCAGGTCAGGTAGCTGATTTTATAACGTTATTTAATCCCTTTAGCCAAAATGAGTACATTAATTTTTTCCAGCAAAAAGAGCAGATCCTTGAAGATTTCAGCTCATTAATCAATGATGATCCTAATTACTATCGTTTTGTTCTATATCCAAAATGTAATGGGCTTTTACCCATTGGTGTCACGGATAATGGAGATACGCTTTTTTGGGTTGTTTTATCAGAAAATAGTGAGCTTTGGACAATAGCAATTATTCCATCTAGAGGATCAGAGGTAGAATTTATTGCAGAGAGTCTGACAGGGTTTTTAGAGGGAGTTTTATCAAAACGAATACGTTGCCAATCATTCCCTGAGGGATTTCCATCAGAAAAAATGATATTTAGCCCAGAAGTTTGA
- a CDS encoding M48 family metallopeptidase — MKIKLLATVMVSAALLSGCQNLNTDMLTKSGTQLFQAATLSDDDIKALTNDACKEMDAQNKVAPANSTYTKRLNNIAKALGSEVNGTPVNYKVYMTKDVNAWAMANGCVRVYSGLMDMMTDNEVEGVLGHEMGHVALGHTRKAIQVAHATVAARTAAASAGGVAAQLSSSQLAEMGQKLINAQFSQHQETEADNFSYDLLTKRGVNTAGLVTGFEKLAKLGGGDSSMFDSHPPSKERADNIRNRIAADKK, encoded by the coding sequence ATGAAAATTAAATTACTTGCTACAGTGATGGTATCAGCAGCACTACTCTCTGGTTGTCAAAACCTCAATACCGATATGCTGACTAAATCAGGAACCCAACTTTTCCAAGCAGCAACATTAAGCGATGATGATATCAAAGCACTAACAAATGATGCATGTAAAGAGATGGATGCTCAAAATAAAGTCGCACCAGCCAATAGCACTTACACCAAACGCTTAAATAACATCGCTAAAGCGTTAGGTAGTGAAGTTAACGGCACTCCAGTAAATTACAAAGTTTACATGACTAAAGATGTGAACGCATGGGCTATGGCTAACGGTTGTGTTCGTGTTTACAGTGGTTTAATGGACATGATGACTGATAATGAAGTTGAAGGTGTTTTAGGTCATGAAATGGGTCACGTTGCTTTAGGTCATACCCGTAAAGCAATTCAAGTTGCTCACGCAACCGTTGCAGCACGTACCGCAGCAGCATCAGCGGGTGGCGTTGCAGCACAATTAAGCAGCTCACAATTAGCTGAAATGGGTCAGAAATTAATTAATGCTCAATTCTCACAACATCAAGAAACTGAAGCAGATAATTTCTCTTATGATCTGCTAACAAAACGTGGCGTTAATACAGCAGGGTTAGTTACAGGCTTTGAGAAGCTCGCTAAATTAGGGGGTGGTGATTCAAGTATGTTTGATTCTCACCCACCATCAAAAGAGCGTGCTGATAATATCCGTAATCGCATTGCAGCAGATAAGAAATAA
- the ugpA gene encoding sn-glycerol-3-phosphate ABC transporter permease UgpA — MASQSIYFKQKWLPLALIFPQLAITLIFFIWPAGQAFFQSFQLEDAFGLSSEFVGLENFQRLFSNSYYFDSLITTLIFSTGVVLLSMLSALVLAGIAEQVLRGKLFYRTILISPYAIAPVIAGFLWLFMLDPTIGVLSQLLKQIGINWDPVLNTHHAMWMVILTATWKQVSYNFLFFLSALQSVPKSLLEAAAIDGSGPIKRFITISFPLISPTTFFLLVVNFAYAFFDTFAIIHAMTQGGPGSSTSTLVYKVYNDGFVGLDLGSSAAQSVILMFIVAILTVIQFRYVEKKVAY; from the coding sequence ATGGCTTCTCAATCCATTTATTTTAAACAAAAATGGTTACCCCTAGCGCTGATTTTTCCTCAACTGGCTATCACACTTATCTTTTTTATTTGGCCTGCTGGGCAAGCTTTCTTTCAGTCATTTCAATTAGAAGATGCGTTTGGCCTGAGTAGTGAGTTTGTGGGTCTCGAAAACTTTCAGCGTTTATTTAGTAATAGTTACTATTTTGACAGTTTAATCACGACATTGATTTTTAGCACCGGTGTTGTCTTGCTCTCTATGTTATCTGCGCTTGTTTTGGCAGGTATTGCCGAGCAAGTTTTACGAGGCAAACTGTTTTATCGCACGATCTTAATTTCACCCTATGCCATTGCGCCAGTTATCGCGGGTTTTCTTTGGTTATTTATGCTTGATCCCACGATTGGCGTATTAAGCCAATTATTAAAACAGATAGGCATTAATTGGGATCCCGTACTGAATACACATCACGCGATGTGGATGGTGATTTTAACTGCGACATGGAAACAAGTGAGTTATAACTTTTTGTTTTTCCTATCCGCCTTACAATCTGTGCCTAAATCACTATTAGAAGCGGCGGCTATTGATGGCAGTGGACCTATTAAACGCTTTATAACAATAAGTTTTCCACTCATTTCACCGACCACATTTTTCTTACTGGTCGTGAATTTTGCCTACGCCTTTTTTGATACTTTCGCCATTATCCATGCCATGACACAAGGTGGCCCGGGAAGTAGCACATCAACATTAGTGTATAAAGTCTATAACGATGGTTTTGTAGGATTAGATTTAGGCTCTTCAGCCGCACAATCCGTTATCTTAATGTTTATTGTCGCGATATTAACCGTGATCCAGTTTCGTTATGTTGAGAAAAAGGTGGCTTACTGA
- a CDS encoding DUF3307 domain-containing protein — protein sequence MYNFTLLISLYVAHIIFDFYLQPRTWIEARNALHYKSKALYLHSLLQGGISFIILVVMSEISLISILAYSLVILISHFIFDLAKSYTDNSLKWFITDQALHLFVITFLWIVLVDQNTQIFHDLSFKNINYKYLIVILAYIIILKPISSLIYMLLKKWTPVAVEGSTLVSAGQSIGYLERTLILTFILLNQFAAIGFLLAAKSIFRFGELQDDQDKKLTEYVMLGTLISFSISIFIGLATSYFVTQLPIGG from the coding sequence ATGTATAACTTCACGCTTCTTATATCCCTCTATGTTGCACATATTATTTTTGATTTTTATTTGCAACCGAGAACATGGATAGAAGCGCGAAACGCTCTACATTACAAATCTAAAGCACTTTATTTGCACTCACTACTACAAGGTGGGATAAGTTTTATTATTCTTGTAGTAATGTCCGAGATAAGCCTTATTTCTATTTTAGCTTATAGCTTAGTAATATTAATTAGTCATTTTATTTTTGATCTTGCTAAATCCTATACGGATAACTCGTTAAAATGGTTTATCACTGATCAAGCTCTTCATTTATTCGTGATTACCTTTTTATGGATAGTGCTTGTTGATCAAAATACTCAAATATTCCATGATCTTAGTTTTAAAAATATTAACTACAAATATCTTATTGTTATTCTTGCCTACATCATTATTTTAAAGCCTATTTCGAGCCTTATTTATATGTTACTAAAGAAATGGACACCTGTTGCAGTAGAAGGCTCAACACTCGTTTCTGCGGGTCAATCTATTGGTTATTTAGAAAGAACACTAATCTTAACTTTTATTCTTTTAAATCAATTTGCAGCAATTGGCTTCTTATTAGCAGCTAAATCAATATTTAGATTTGGTGAATTACAAGACGATCAAGATAAAAAGCTAACAGAATATGTTATGTTAGGTACATTGATTAGCTTTAGCATTTCTATCTTTATTGGACTTGCTACTTCCTATTTTGTGACTCAACTCCCCATAGGGGGATAA
- the panM gene encoding aspartate 1-decarboxylase autocleavage activator PanM, whose translation MKLTIEKLTQLSEQDRIDLGKIWQDTRYQSALANEINNENVLFVAKFNERLLAACWIKLSGKKAVITDFMVREVTRRRGVGHYLLTQCLSAYPDIFHWQAISLSAEENGYDVAHAFLVHHQFSPSPQSHLYILNNSRCN comes from the coding sequence ATGAAATTAACCATTGAAAAACTGACACAACTCTCTGAACAAGACCGTATTGATTTAGGTAAAATTTGGCAAGATACACGTTATCAATCGGCTCTAGCAAATGAGATCAACAACGAAAATGTACTCTTTGTGGCGAAATTTAATGAGCGATTATTAGCTGCTTGCTGGATTAAATTATCGGGTAAAAAAGCGGTTATTACTGATTTTATGGTCAGAGAAGTAACTCGTCGGCGCGGTGTTGGGCATTATTTATTGACACAATGTTTATCTGCATACCCTGATATTTTTCATTGGCAAGCAATAAGTTTATCCGCAGAAGAAAATGGATATGATGTTGCACATGCTTTTTTAGTACACCATCAATTTAGTCCATCACCACAATCTCATCTTTATATTCTAAATAATTCAAGGTGTAACTAG
- the fis gene encoding DNA-binding transcriptional regulator Fis — MFEQRVNSDVLTVATVNSQDQVTQKPLRDSVKQALKNYFAQLNGQDVNDLYELVLAEVEQPLLDMVMQYTRGNQTRAAQMMGINRGTLRKKLKKYGMN, encoded by the coding sequence ATGTTCGAACAACGCGTAAATTCAGACGTACTAACAGTTGCCACCGTAAATTCACAAGATCAGGTGACCCAAAAACCTTTACGTGACTCAGTTAAACAAGCACTGAAGAACTATTTTGCTCAATTAAATGGTCAAGATGTTAATGACTTATATGAGCTAGTATTGGCTGAAGTTGAACAGCCATTGTTGGACATGGTAATGCAGTACACCCGTGGCAACCAAACGCGTGCAGCGCAAATGATGGGCATTAACCGCGGCACACTGCGTAAGAAACTGAAAAAATACGGCATGAACTGA
- the ugpC gene encoding sn-glycerol-3-phosphate ABC transporter ATP-binding protein UgpC translates to MTTVTLSDLEKRYPNGHQAISKLNLSIEQGEMVVLVGPSGCGKSTLLRMIAGLETITQGDLLIDNFRVNEHEPSERDIAMVFQNYALYPHMSVYNNMAYGLRNRKTPKEKIEELVTNAAQMLEISHLLDRKPKELSGGQRQRVAMGRAIVRKPKVFLFDEPLSNLDAKLRVQMRLEIKKLQRKLSTTSIYVTHDQVEAMTLADKLVVLNQGNIEQVGTPLDIYESPASVFVATFMGSPAMNILDTPINHGVIEVADGHIAVSAQHLPYQVIKLGLRPEHLLINHQHPMFHVDVEFIEALGADVLIYATTCDKQKQAVVIRAPNDHGVNIGHKIGLTIHPENLHFFDEQTGKRINRPFMIISELMVS, encoded by the coding sequence ATGACAACCGTCACTCTCAGCGATTTAGAAAAGCGTTACCCAAATGGTCATCAAGCCATTTCAAAATTAAACCTTTCTATTGAGCAAGGCGAAATGGTGGTATTAGTTGGCCCTAGTGGCTGTGGTAAATCGACATTACTGCGCATGATTGCGGGATTAGAAACCATTACACAAGGTGATTTACTTATTGATAATTTTCGTGTTAATGAACACGAACCCAGTGAGCGTGATATCGCCATGGTTTTTCAAAACTATGCCCTTTATCCTCATATGTCGGTTTATAACAACATGGCATATGGCTTGCGTAATCGAAAAACACCAAAAGAAAAGATTGAAGAACTTGTCACAAATGCAGCTCAAATGCTGGAAATCAGCCATTTACTTGATAGAAAACCTAAAGAGCTATCAGGTGGGCAACGACAACGTGTGGCAATGGGCAGAGCCATTGTCCGTAAACCTAAAGTCTTTTTATTTGATGAGCCACTCTCTAACCTTGATGCAAAGTTACGTGTACAAATGCGCCTTGAGATAAAAAAGCTACAACGAAAACTCTCAACGACTTCGATCTACGTTACACACGATCAAGTTGAAGCCATGACATTAGCCGATAAGTTGGTGGTACTAAATCAAGGAAATATAGAGCAAGTGGGTACACCGCTAGATATTTATGAAAGCCCGGCTTCCGTGTTTGTTGCTACTTTTATGGGTTCTCCTGCAATGAATATTTTAGATACTCCCATTAATCATGGTGTGATTGAAGTCGCTGATGGGCACATTGCTGTTTCAGCTCAGCACCTTCCTTATCAAGTGATTAAATTAGGTTTACGCCCTGAACATTTACTTATTAACCACCAGCACCCTATGTTTCATGTGGATGTTGAGTTTATTGAAGCATTAGGTGCTGATGTTTTAATTTACGCCACAACCTGTGATAAACAAAAACAAGCTGTTGTTATTCGCGCACCGAACGATCATGGTGTTAATATTGGTCACAAAATAGGTCTTACTATTCATCCTGAAAACCTACATTTCTTTGATGAGCAAACAGGAAAACGTATTAATCGCCCTTTTATGATCATCAGTGAATTAATGGTTTCATAA
- a CDS encoding MarR family winged helix-turn-helix transcriptional regulator, which yields MAKENVTTQDLLKGLSDFLHLKDEYVNEEHKKVLEEKGLENYSLTELHVIHCIGEESMRNLTTISEYMAMTRGAVSKICSRLQKKGAIEKIKLADNQKEIFFILTAQGELLFHAHGVLHQQSQAKWSALFEQYDQHERQAIKRFFTDVTDRFRHS from the coding sequence ATGGCAAAAGAGAATGTAACAACACAAGACTTGTTAAAAGGGTTAAGTGATTTTTTGCATCTTAAAGATGAATATGTCAATGAGGAGCATAAAAAAGTATTAGAAGAGAAGGGGTTAGAGAATTATTCACTCACGGAATTGCATGTTATTCATTGTATTGGTGAGGAGAGCATGAGAAATCTTACGACCATTAGTGAATATATGGCAATGACTCGAGGAGCTGTTTCAAAAATTTGTAGCCGATTACAAAAAAAAGGTGCGATTGAAAAAATAAAATTGGCAGACAATCAAAAAGAGATCTTTTTTATTTTAACCGCTCAAGGAGAGCTGCTTTTTCATGCGCATGGAGTATTACATCAACAATCTCAAGCAAAATGGTCAGCGTTATTTGAACAATATGATCAGCATGAAAGGCAAGCAATTAAACGTTTTTTTACCGATGTTACGGATCGTTTTCGTCATTCGTAA